From Caretta caretta isolate rCarCar2 chromosome 3, rCarCar1.hap1, whole genome shotgun sequence, a single genomic window includes:
- the NAA20 gene encoding N-alpha-acetyltransferase 20, with translation MTSLRAFTCDDLFRFNNINLDPLTETYGIPFYLQYLAHWPEYFIVAEAPGGELMGYIMGKAEGSVAREEWHGHVTALSVAPEFRRLGLAAKLMELLEEISERKGGFFVDLFVRVSNQVAVNMYKQLGYSVYRTVLEYYSASNGEPDEDAYDMRKALSRDSEKKSIIPLPHPVRPEDIE, from the exons ATGACCTCGCTCCGGGCCTTCACCTGCGACGACCTCTTCCGTTTCAACAACAT taatTTGGATCCACTTACAGAGACT TATGGGATACCTTTTTACCTACAGTATCTGGCTCACTGGCCAGAGTATTTTATTGTTGCAGAAGCACCAGGTGGAGAGCTAATGGGTTACA TAATGGGTAAAGCTGAAGGCTCCGTGGCCAGGGAGGAGTGGCATGGGCATGTCACTGCTCTCTCTGTTGCGCCCGAGTTCCGCCGGCTGGGTTTGGCCGCTAAGTTGATGGAGTTACTGGAGGAAATTTCAGAAAG AAAGGGTGGGTTTTTTGTGGATCTCTTTGTAAGAGTGTCGAATCAGGTTGCAGTAAATATGTACAAGCAACTGGGCTACAGTGTCTACAGGACAGTACTAGAGTACTACTCAGCTAGCAATGGGGAGCCTGACGAAGATGCCTATG ATATGAGGAAAGCGCTTTCCAGAGATTCAGAGAAGAAATCAATTATACCATTACCTCATCCTGTGAGACCTGAAGACATTGAATAA